A genomic stretch from Sulfurovum sp. TSL1 includes:
- a CDS encoding DUF309 domain-containing protein: MLTMNDDLEGALKAYLTLLDEEEYFEAHEVLEEAWHPLRLSKHPLANLVKGLINGAVTFEHIKRNRKNVGDKARKVIASYERYKHLCTEHIEHAELFQKACEKIEALKRKHAEIFDVLVP, translated from the coding sequence ATGTTAACAATGAATGATGATCTAGAAGGTGCACTCAAAGCATACCTTACGTTACTGGATGAAGAAGAGTATTTTGAAGCACATGAAGTCCTGGAAGAAGCGTGGCACCCCTTAAGATTAAGCAAGCATCCATTGGCCAACCTGGTAAAAGGGTTGATCAACGGAGCAGTGACGTTCGAACATATTAAACGCAACCGTAAAAACGTTGGAGACAAAGCCCGGAAGGTCATAGCTTCCTATGAAAGATATAAACATTTGTGTACAGAGCATATCGAACATGCAGAGCTCTTTCAGAAAGCCTGTGAAAAGATAGAAGCTTTGAAACGAAAACACGCCGAGATATTTGATGTTCTGGTACCATAG
- a CDS encoding thioredoxin domain-containing protein, producing MRKVLFLIITFGFLWAEDTYINALIGEDSPYLQQHAHNPVNWYPWGEEAFNKAKKENKLIFLSIGYSTCHWCHVMEEESFTSEAVAALLNEGFVSIKVDREEFPQLDKKYQKMYMAVHGKRGGWPLSVFMSPKAEVFHLATYIPRDGYGAMGMMNLLPSFTRLQQENVGQLQVLVEEHKQAALRVNAKGNLNEQLNVGVMDQAVHDISAEFDPENGGFASRPKFPEASKLALLIDIYKLSGNKKALHMVELTLKKMARGGIYDQIDGGFFRYTTDRQWQIPHFEKMLYTNAELLPVYVHMYALTTDPLYKKVVDETIAQMEKSFMKEGVYLSASDADSDGEEGGYFIYEYAEVKNHLERQGWKPDEIEEVLAYLGIEEDGNIDGDFSHTHITGDHVPLKIEEAKAYLREVRVKRTFPFIDSKIITAWNAMMIKALFAASRLESHYLTLAEHRVEALLKRMRIKEGLYHQMLLGKEPKQEGLLEDYAFLMDALIEGYARTYNKAYLSLLRNLAKEAIEKFYKQKQWYLSDDGIGAVADFDDRYYTSALSVMLENLVRLSSLTEDLSYNEIVKETIENSGAVLKKSPAKAPKLLHVFLRLKMGDIILKSNMKNLRKSSKEIEAMIYPFVLSKVEESDKYLACRVNSCFAYDTNITALINHIEKEQQ from the coding sequence ATGCGAAAGGTACTCTTTCTCATCATCACTTTTGGTTTTTTATGGGCAGAAGATACTTATATCAATGCACTTATAGGAGAAGACTCTCCTTATCTCCAGCAGCATGCACATAACCCTGTTAACTGGTACCCTTGGGGAGAAGAGGCTTTTAATAAAGCAAAAAAAGAGAACAAACTTATTTTTCTCTCTATAGGGTACAGTACCTGCCACTGGTGCCACGTGATGGAGGAAGAGAGTTTTACCTCTGAGGCAGTGGCTGCATTGCTTAATGAGGGGTTTGTATCGATCAAGGTGGATAGGGAGGAGTTCCCTCAACTAGATAAAAAGTATCAAAAAATGTATATGGCTGTGCATGGCAAGAGAGGGGGATGGCCTTTGAGTGTTTTTATGTCCCCAAAAGCAGAGGTTTTTCATTTGGCTACCTATATTCCTAGAGACGGGTACGGTGCTATGGGGATGATGAACCTACTGCCATCTTTTACAAGATTGCAACAAGAGAACGTCGGACAATTGCAGGTATTGGTCGAAGAGCACAAACAAGCGGCATTAAGAGTAAATGCCAAAGGGAATTTAAATGAGCAGCTGAATGTAGGGGTGATGGACCAAGCTGTCCATGACATTTCTGCAGAGTTCGATCCGGAGAACGGAGGGTTCGCTTCAAGACCGAAATTCCCGGAGGCATCTAAATTGGCTCTTTTGATTGATATCTATAAGTTAAGCGGGAACAAAAAAGCACTGCATATGGTAGAGCTTACACTGAAGAAGATGGCTCGGGGAGGTATTTATGATCAGATAGACGGGGGTTTTTTCCGTTATACCACGGACAGGCAGTGGCAGATCCCCCATTTTGAGAAGATGCTTTACACCAATGCGGAACTACTCCCTGTCTATGTGCACATGTATGCATTGACGACTGATCCCCTGTATAAAAAAGTGGTTGATGAAACCATTGCCCAAATGGAAAAATCTTTTATGAAAGAGGGTGTCTATCTCTCTGCCAGTGATGCAGACAGTGACGGAGAAGAGGGAGGGTATTTTATCTATGAATATGCGGAAGTAAAAAATCATTTAGAGAGACAGGGGTGGAAACCTGATGAGATAGAAGAGGTATTGGCATACCTGGGGATAGAAGAAGATGGAAATATCGACGGGGATTTTTCCCATACGCATATCACAGGGGATCATGTTCCTTTGAAGATAGAAGAGGCCAAAGCATATTTAAGAGAAGTCCGCGTTAAAAGAACGTTCCCTTTTATAGACAGCAAGATCATCACCGCATGGAATGCAATGATGATCAAAGCACTTTTTGCCGCTTCCAGGCTTGAGAGCCATTATCTTACTTTGGCCGAGCATCGGGTGGAAGCACTTCTGAAACGTATGCGAATCAAAGAGGGACTCTACCATCAAATGCTTTTGGGAAAAGAGCCAAAACAAGAAGGACTGCTTGAAGATTATGCTTTTTTGATGGATGCCTTGATAGAGGGCTATGCGAGAACATACAATAAAGCGTATCTCAGTCTACTCCGCAATTTGGCTAAAGAAGCCATAGAGAAGTTCTACAAGCAGAAACAATGGTACCTGAGCGATGACGGTATAGGAGCAGTGGCCGATTTTGACGACAGGTATTATACGTCTGCCTTAAGTGTTATGTTGGAGAACCTGGTCAGACTCTCCAGTCTCACTGAAGACCTCTCGTATAATGAGATCGTCAAAGAGACCATTGAAAATAGTGGAGCGGTTCTGAAAAAATCACCCGCCAAAGCACCCAAACTGCTTCATGTCTTTCTGCGTCTTAAGATGGGGGATATAATACTAAAGTCCAACATGAAAAATTTACGAAAAAGCAGCAAAGAGATAGAAGCGATGATCTATCCTTTTGTTTTAAGCAAGGTCGAAGAGAGTGACAAGTATCTTGCATGCAGAGTCAACAGCTGTTTTGCCTACGATACGAACATCACAGCTTTGATCAACCATATAGAGAAGGAGCAACAGTAA
- a CDS encoding TraR/DksA C4-type zinc finger protein, whose translation MGRLTRLEAMGEQHVNHKILDESKLRLTKLANALLRLDKPMFGICIECEGSIDIERMRIRPESVRCVECANNL comes from the coding sequence TTGGGTAGACTCACACGTCTGGAAGCCATGGGAGAACAACATGTCAATCACAAAATACTGGATGAATCAAAACTGCGTCTTACAAAGCTTGCCAATGCCCTTTTACGTCTAGACAAGCCTATGTTTGGTATCTGTATCGAGTGTGAGGGATCCATAGATATAGAACGTATGCGTATACGTCCGGAGAGTGTACGGTGTGTGGAGTGTGCGAATAACCTATAG
- a CDS encoding LexA family transcriptional regulator, whose amino-acid sequence MLVLSEIIEKLKDVLSESTIGKKVFDKDVANALHIPQATFATMKKRNSIPYEEILEFCALKKISVNWLFFDQAVDMLKEETEKFFQVHYFSDIRASAGGGAEVFDENYEVINIDEKIMHNMVGLGNTDLEAIHVDGESMEPTLQDGSIVFIDRTQTNINKNGIFIASTTGGLFIKRIQQRADGMIALISDNSMYPPQAISPDEVTIVGKVVGNIESL is encoded by the coding sequence ATGTTAGTATTGAGCGAAATTATCGAAAAGTTAAAAGATGTGCTCTCTGAGAGTACTATAGGTAAAAAAGTGTTTGACAAAGATGTGGCTAATGCGCTGCATATCCCTCAGGCAACGTTTGCGACCATGAAAAAACGAAACTCCATTCCTTATGAAGAGATACTGGAGTTCTGTGCGCTTAAGAAGATCTCTGTGAACTGGCTCTTTTTTGACCAGGCTGTGGATATGCTTAAAGAGGAGACTGAGAAATTTTTCCAGGTGCACTACTTTTCAGATATCCGTGCGAGCGCGGGAGGGGGTGCAGAGGTCTTTGATGAGAACTATGAAGTGATCAATATCGATGAGAAGATCATGCACAATATGGTAGGACTGGGGAATACTGACCTTGAAGCGATCCATGTGGATGGCGAATCGATGGAGCCGACTTTGCAGGATGGAAGCATCGTTTTCATCGATAGAACACAAACCAACATCAACAAAAACGGCATCTTCATCGCATCCACTACGGGAGGGCTGTTCATCAAACGTATCCAGCAGCGCGCCGATGGGATGATAGCGCTTATCTCCGATAACAGTATGTATCCGCCCCAGGCGATCTCTCCTGATGAAGTGACGATCGTAGGCAAAGTGGTAGGAAATATAGAAAGTTTATAG
- a CDS encoding molybdopterin molybdotransferase MoeA: protein MFMHFDESMQMIDDLAIENYKTKQLPLMDAQGYILAEDIVADHNSPEFLTSAMDGYAVLHKDLGLGRLKIGSINPAGSDLKEEVVSGMCIKTFTGSLMPHGADTLIPIENVEVDGDEIIIKTEVPQGFSVREPGENYAKGQMLIPKGTKIDFPQIGVMASLNIPTVTVYEKPTVAIISTGSELLELGEEQTSDAQIRSSNNYILEAIVKKYDGVPLQLGCIKDDKETITKNISAALDKADIVVTTGGVSVGDFDFVKDVIYELGCDVVFKGVRVKPGQHIMVARKDDKFIIGLPGFAYSSTVTALLYLVPIIEKLQQGRCAMHRVKATLKEPFVKRAKKAEFTACNVSLEEERYYVDFEGKKVGSSAILTNMLGDAALLVTSEDDTSKEAGDEVSVLLFG, encoded by the coding sequence ATGTTTATGCACTTTGATGAATCGATGCAGATGATAGACGATCTTGCTATCGAAAATTATAAAACAAAACAACTCCCTTTAATGGATGCACAGGGGTATATACTCGCAGAGGATATTGTAGCAGACCATAACTCTCCTGAATTTCTCACTTCTGCGATGGACGGGTATGCGGTACTCCATAAAGATCTAGGTCTTGGCAGACTGAAGATCGGGAGTATCAACCCTGCAGGATCTGACCTGAAGGAAGAAGTGGTAAGCGGTATGTGCATCAAAACCTTTACAGGTTCACTGATGCCGCATGGTGCGGATACGCTCATTCCGATAGAAAATGTGGAAGTGGACGGTGATGAGATCATCATCAAGACAGAAGTGCCGCAAGGGTTCTCTGTCCGTGAACCGGGTGAGAACTATGCGAAAGGGCAGATGCTTATTCCCAAAGGAACGAAAATAGATTTCCCACAGATCGGGGTGATGGCAAGCCTGAATATCCCAACCGTCACAGTGTATGAGAAGCCAACAGTGGCTATCATCTCTACAGGATCAGAGTTACTAGAGCTGGGTGAAGAACAGACAAGTGATGCGCAGATCCGTTCATCCAATAACTATATCCTGGAAGCGATTGTCAAGAAGTATGATGGTGTGCCTCTGCAGCTAGGGTGTATCAAGGATGATAAAGAGACCATCACAAAAAACATTTCTGCTGCATTGGATAAAGCGGATATTGTGGTAACCACCGGTGGCGTGAGTGTGGGTGACTTTGACTTTGTGAAAGATGTCATCTATGAGCTTGGGTGCGATGTCGTGTTTAAAGGCGTACGTGTGAAGCCCGGACAGCACATTATGGTCGCACGCAAGGATGATAAATTTATCATCGGACTTCCGGGATTTGCCTATTCTTCGACAGTGACCGCACTGCTTTACCTTGTGCCGATCATCGAGAAGTTGCAGCAAGGCAGATGTGCGATGCACAGAGTCAAAGCAACACTCAAAGAGCCGTTTGTCAAACGTGCAAAAAAAGCAGAATTTACTGCATGCAATGTCTCTTTGGAAGAAGAAAGATACTATGTTGACTTTGAGGGTAAAAAAGTAGGCTCCTCCGCTATCCTCACAAATATGCTTGGCGATGCAGCACTGCTTGTGACCTCTGAGGATGACACTTCTAAGGAAGCAGGTGATGAGGTGAGCGTTCTGCTTTTTGGGTAA
- a CDS encoding molybdenum cofactor biosynthesis protein MoaE, whose product MELYHGPLDVKEIFGRWLDEEAESNYGAYIPFVGTIRAEDDIEALSFDIYEPVLKGWFEAWQEKAARRGAVVKMAHSIGDVPVHTSSYVSAVFSPKRRVALELIDEFVEDFKANAPIWKYDVKNGERIYAADRSTPMDGAGLLS is encoded by the coding sequence GTGGAGCTTTATCATGGTCCCTTAGATGTCAAAGAGATATTTGGCCGCTGGCTCGATGAAGAGGCGGAGTCAAACTATGGCGCCTATATCCCTTTTGTGGGCACGATACGTGCAGAAGATGATATAGAAGCACTCAGCTTCGATATCTATGAACCTGTGCTTAAGGGTTGGTTTGAAGCATGGCAAGAGAAAGCAGCCAGACGCGGTGCCGTAGTCAAGATGGCACACTCCATTGGGGATGTGCCTGTGCATACCTCTTCTTATGTGAGTGCGGTATTTTCTCCTAAACGCAGAGTCGCACTGGAGCTCATAGATGAGTTTGTGGAAGACTTTAAAGCCAATGCGCCTATCTGGAAGTATGACGTAAAAAACGGTGAACGTATCTACGCTGCTGACAGAAGCACCCCTATGGATGGTGCTGGATTGTTAAGTTAA
- a CDS encoding MoaD/ThiS family protein, whose product MIKVEFLGPIGKESMEMEASTLAEVSAQLKEDTSLTQWLDKCAVALNDTMVNDLSTELKDGDRISILPPVCGG is encoded by the coding sequence ATGATAAAAGTAGAATTTTTAGGTCCCATCGGTAAAGAATCCATGGAGATGGAAGCCTCGACATTGGCAGAGGTTTCCGCGCAACTCAAAGAAGACACCAGTTTGACACAATGGCTGGATAAATGTGCCGTAGCACTGAATGATACGATGGTGAACGATCTGTCAACTGAACTTAAAGATGGCGATAGGATCTCTATCTTGCCTCCTGTGTGCGGTGGATAA
- a CDS encoding MqnA/MqnD/SBP family protein, with product MLFGSISYLNLLPFQVFLKRSISHNASKMTFGYKRAVPSQINKALKRREVNAAFISSVASVNCKCTDLGIIADQKVYSVLLLAGENETDPASATSNQLARVLDLQGKVLIGDAALKHYLQTGEGIDLAEAWYKETGLPFVFARLCYNKHEEAIQKLARRFAQSKVKIPQYILKKEAKKRGITPKQLTWYLAHIHYTMDDKAKKSLKLFLKKSRKIRPSRA from the coding sequence GTGCTATTTGGGTCTATCAGCTATCTTAATCTTCTCCCTTTCCAAGTCTTCTTAAAACGTTCTATCTCTCACAATGCTTCCAAGATGACCTTTGGTTATAAGCGTGCAGTCCCTTCACAGATCAACAAAGCACTCAAAAGAAGAGAGGTCAATGCAGCATTTATCTCTTCAGTCGCTTCAGTCAACTGTAAATGTACCGACCTTGGTATCATCGCAGATCAAAAAGTCTATAGTGTGTTGCTTTTAGCAGGAGAAAATGAAACCGACCCGGCATCAGCCACATCCAATCAACTGGCACGTGTGTTGGATCTTCAAGGGAAAGTACTGATAGGAGATGCTGCACTCAAACATTATCTACAGACAGGGGAAGGTATTGACCTGGCTGAAGCCTGGTACAAAGAGACCGGTCTTCCTTTTGTCTTCGCCAGACTCTGCTATAACAAACATGAAGAAGCGATACAAAAACTGGCTCGCAGATTTGCACAAAGCAAAGTCAAGATCCCCCAGTACATCCTCAAAAAAGAAGCAAAAAAAAGAGGTATCACGCCCAAGCAGCTCACCTGGTATTTGGCTCATATCCACTACACCATGGATGACAAAGCAAAGAAATCTTTGAAACTGTTTTTGAAAAAAAGCAGAAAAATTCGTCCTTCTCGGGCTTGA
- the gltX gene encoding glutamate--tRNA ligase — protein MTVTRFAPSPTGYLHIGGLRTALFSWLTAQHNKGQFLLRIEDTDMARNSEEATEAILKAFEWVGLSHDGEVVYQSKRFDIYKKYIDQLLEEGKAYKCYMSREELDALREEQMARKERTRYDGRYRDFTGTPPEGVQPVIRIKAPQEGNICFTDGVKGDMCISADEVDDFVIARADGSPTYNFVVAIDDALMGLTDVIRGDDHLYNTPKQIVVYNALGFPIPRFNHVAMINNEQGRKLSKRDGATDVMDYKALGYLPEALLNFLVRLGWSHGDQEIFSIEEMIALFDPKNINKSASNYNLDKLLWLNAHYIKNTPNDELAMFLKDFGVDIHGHDKLELLLDATKERGKTLVELAEQINLILTAPAQYDEKASQKAFKGDAKEILNDFASMLKNWDKTLHLPCDYHEVMEKIVETKEIGFGKIGMPLRVSLLGSMTGSGLDEIMAILGVDETIARIEKAIATV, from the coding sequence ATGACAGTTACACGTTTCGCACCTTCTCCGACAGGTTATCTTCACATTGGTGGGCTTAGAACAGCACTTTTTTCGTGGCTTACTGCACAACACAACAAAGGACAGTTTTTACTTCGTATAGAAGATACCGATATGGCACGTAATTCCGAAGAAGCAACAGAAGCGATACTTAAAGCATTCGAATGGGTAGGGCTGAGCCATGATGGAGAAGTGGTGTATCAGTCCAAAAGATTTGATATCTATAAAAAATATATCGATCAGCTTCTTGAAGAAGGCAAGGCGTACAAATGCTATATGAGCAGAGAGGAGTTGGATGCTCTGCGTGAAGAACAGATGGCCAGAAAAGAGCGTACACGCTATGATGGCCGTTACCGTGATTTTACCGGTACCCCGCCAGAAGGTGTTCAACCGGTGATCCGTATCAAAGCACCCCAAGAAGGAAATATATGTTTTACAGATGGTGTCAAAGGTGACATGTGTATCTCCGCAGATGAAGTGGATGATTTTGTCATTGCAAGAGCAGACGGGTCGCCAACGTATAATTTTGTGGTTGCCATAGATGATGCATTGATGGGATTGACGGATGTGATCCGCGGGGACGACCATCTCTACAATACACCCAAGCAGATCGTTGTCTACAATGCTCTTGGATTTCCTATTCCCAGATTTAACCATGTTGCGATGATCAACAATGAACAGGGCAGAAAACTCTCTAAAAGAGATGGGGCTACGGATGTCATGGATTATAAAGCCTTGGGATATCTTCCTGAAGCGTTGTTGAACTTTTTAGTACGTCTTGGCTGGAGCCACGGAGACCAGGAGATCTTTAGCATTGAAGAGATGATCGCACTGTTTGATCCTAAAAACATTAACAAGAGTGCATCCAACTATAACCTGGATAAACTGCTTTGGCTGAATGCGCACTATATTAAAAACACACCAAACGATGAACTTGCGATGTTTCTTAAAGATTTTGGTGTAGATATTCATGGACACGATAAACTCGAATTACTTCTTGATGCAACAAAAGAGAGAGGAAAAACACTGGTGGAGCTTGCAGAGCAGATCAATCTCATACTGACGGCACCAGCCCAGTATGATGAAAAGGCTTCCCAAAAAGCGTTTAAAGGTGATGCCAAAGAGATCTTGAATGATTTTGCTTCGATGTTGAAAAACTGGGATAAGACACTGCACCTTCCTTGTGATTACCATGAAGTGATGGAAAAAATCGTTGAGACCAAAGAGATAGGCTTTGGTAAGATAGGTATGCCGTTGCGTGTGAGTCTTCTTGGTTCTATGACAGGGTCCGGACTTGATGAGATCATGGCCATTTTAGGTGTGGATGAAACGATAGCACGTATAGAAAAAGCGATCGCAACAGTATAA
- a CDS encoding helix-hairpin-helix domain-containing protein — protein MVRKIIAGFLIFATSALFGMSLDQLNTASKEELIEVKGIGAAKADAIIAERENGKFTSFDDFQRVKGIGEKAASNVKEHVK, from the coding sequence ATGGTTAGAAAAATCATAGCAGGATTTTTAATTTTTGCGACATCGGCACTATTTGGAATGAGTCTGGATCAGCTTAATACGGCATCTAAAGAAGAGTTAATAGAAGTGAAAGGTATAGGTGCTGCTAAAGCAGATGCTATTATTGCAGAGAGAGAAAACGGTAAGTTTACCTCATTTGATGATTTTCAACGGGTCAAAGGAATTGGTGAAAAGGCTGCATCAAATGTAAAAGAGCATGTCAAATAA
- a CDS encoding glycosyltransferase family 4 protein, with protein sequence MNQLEWSILGAFVTSFTLQFLIIYFSHKHQLFIDSHTEEKPQNFHHFSTPRAGGLGILAGMVFLLFTPLGWKLLFSILLAFLSGIFEDFHRSLSPKLRLILQFIAALSAVLLTGSVVTYLGLGFHLPYGVGILFSIVAIVGLMNAVNIIDGFNGLASGMVLLMLFSFGIVALQVENHEILHISMIVSSAVLAFFLVNFPKGKIFLGDGGAYLLGFIVALTGIFLASNYAEVSPWYILAVLIYPVWEVLFSIYRKRKANRSPMQPDAYHLHMLIYKHITHNNPLTSLFIILSTAPFIFCSTLYANNSKVNLLIVFIFISCYTLLYRYLYKKECASNK encoded by the coding sequence ATGAATCAACTGGAGTGGTCCATCCTGGGTGCATTTGTGACTTCTTTCACTTTGCAATTTTTAATCATTTATTTTTCCCATAAGCATCAGCTATTCATTGACTCCCACACAGAAGAAAAACCACAGAATTTTCATCATTTTTCTACTCCTAGGGCAGGAGGCCTTGGAATCCTTGCCGGTATGGTCTTTCTTCTTTTCACTCCTTTAGGGTGGAAACTTCTATTTTCCATTTTACTTGCATTCCTAAGTGGTATTTTTGAAGATTTTCATCGTTCATTAAGCCCAAAATTACGTTTGATCTTACAATTTATTGCTGCTTTAAGTGCTGTTTTATTGACTGGTTCCGTTGTTACCTATTTGGGCCTCGGTTTCCATCTTCCTTATGGAGTAGGTATACTATTCAGTATTGTTGCTATCGTAGGGCTCATGAATGCTGTGAATATTATAGATGGCTTTAATGGTCTTGCATCAGGTATGGTATTATTGATGCTTTTCTCCTTTGGCATAGTAGCTCTGCAAGTAGAGAATCATGAGATCTTACATATATCTATGATCGTTTCTTCTGCAGTCCTTGCATTCTTTTTAGTCAATTTTCCAAAAGGTAAGATATTTCTTGGAGATGGTGGCGCCTATTTGTTAGGCTTTATTGTTGCTTTGACAGGGATATTCTTGGCAAGTAACTATGCCGAAGTCAGTCCATGGTATATTCTTGCCGTATTGATCTACCCTGTCTGGGAAGTACTTTTTTCTATTTACAGAAAAAGAAAGGCAAACCGATCTCCTATGCAGCCCGATGCTTATCATCTGCATATGCTTATCTATAAACATATCACGCATAACAATCCGCTCACATCCTTGTTCATTATTTTGAGCACGGCACCTTTTATTTTTTGTTCTACCCTCTATGCAAATAATTCCAAGGTAAATCTTCTGATTGTTTTCATTTTTATCAGTTGCTATACTCTACTTTACCGATATCTTTACAAAAAAGAATGTGCTTCAAACAAGTAG
- a CDS encoding STT3 domain-containing protein, which yields MMFFAYIFSFTMRMIWVWQLQDNPNFYWNDQLMINTNDGYTWAAGAQNILYGMHEYNSGIRDMWANGIIFFTVLFTKVTPFSLETIILYMPAMISSLVVIPIILISRLYGEAIWGFFAALLGAIAWSYYNRTMIGYYDTDMFSAMAPMFILYFLMKSTMDFTPRSALYAAIAIALYPFLYDAGKSIVYAMGIIYALYMMFYHRHDRTTYISMVLVFVALVPFPLVAPFNYLIKIVVLIGLYFVLKRSSVEQKKLMFISAILFLLFMYFGNVFGLILGKVMSYVSTGTAKEGLHFYGVHQTIREAGKIPFETFANRISGSQIGVIVSFIGYIVLVVRHKAFILALPLIGIGAFALWGGLRFTVYAVPIAAMSAIYLFHIITTTISDKKSIYVVGMTLLTGSMLYPNITHIIEYKVPTVFNKAEVEDLVKLDAISKPKDYTLTWWDYGYPIWFYSSTNTIIDGGKHQNDNFIISKIMQTSSSDLAANLSRLAVETYVESNYANIANTIFKNRQEDQLDPNLLLSELASGTYTLPKKTRDIYLYLPYRMMRIFPTVAVFGNLDLTTGQEERKVAFYPTQAVSNKEGTIAFNNGIMFDTKKGVVRLGNKEVAVKYFVVTQHTKEGKLQKQSQVYHADGEYVVVYMQSYGQFVIMDKETFNSMYVQMFMLETYDKDLFELVVSSPYSKIYKLKI from the coding sequence ATGATGTTTTTTGCATATATATTTAGTTTTACAATGCGTATGATATGGGTATGGCAATTGCAGGATAACCCAAATTTTTATTGGAATGATCAATTAATGATCAATACTAATGATGGCTATACATGGGCAGCAGGTGCGCAAAATATCCTTTATGGCATGCATGAGTACAATTCAGGTATACGTGACATGTGGGCTAATGGGATCATATTTTTTACTGTACTTTTTACAAAGGTAACACCTTTTAGCCTAGAAACAATTATTTTGTATATGCCTGCAATGATCTCTAGCTTGGTGGTGATACCTATTATCTTGATCAGCAGACTTTATGGAGAAGCAATTTGGGGATTTTTTGCAGCGCTTCTAGGGGCGATAGCGTGGAGTTACTATAACCGTACCATGATTGGTTACTATGATACCGATATGTTCTCTGCGATGGCCCCTATGTTCATACTCTATTTTTTAATGAAGAGCACGATGGATTTTACTCCAAGATCTGCTTTATATGCAGCTATTGCCATTGCACTGTATCCATTTTTGTATGATGCGGGGAAATCCATTGTTTATGCAATGGGGATCATCTATGCGCTTTATATGATGTTCTACCATCGTCATGATAGAACTACTTACATTTCAATGGTTTTGGTTTTTGTTGCTTTGGTTCCTTTTCCTTTGGTCGCACCGTTTAACTACCTTATAAAAATAGTTGTGCTGATTGGATTGTATTTTGTATTAAAACGATCGTCTGTTGAGCAGAAAAAATTGATGTTTATTTCAGCGATTCTTTTCTTGCTTTTTATGTATTTTGGAAACGTATTTGGTTTGATATTAGGTAAAGTTATGAGTTATGTTTCTACGGGGACAGCGAAAGAAGGATTACACTTTTATGGTGTCCATCAAACGATTAGAGAGGCGGGAAAGATCCCTTTTGAAACGTTTGCTAATCGTATTTCTGGTTCACAAATAGGAGTGATCGTATCCTTTATAGGGTATATTGTACTTGTTGTAAGACATAAGGCATTCATTTTGGCTTTACCGCTTATAGGAATAGGGGCCTTTGCTTTATGGGGAGGTCTTAGATTTACGGTTTATGCTGTGCCTATTGCTGCAATGTCTGCTATCTACCTTTTTCATATCATTACGACTACTATATCTGATAAAAAGAGTATATATGTTGTTGGAATGACACTATTGACTGGGAGTATGTTATATCCAAATATTACACATATCATCGAATATAAAGTCCCTACTGTGTTCAATAAGGCTGAAGTAGAAGATTTGGTGAAGTTGGATGCAATATCTAAGCCTAAGGACTATACCCTTACATGGTGGGATTATGGTTATCCTATTTGGTTTTATTCAAGTACTAATACCATCATAGATGGGGGTAAACATCAAAATGACAATTTTATTATTTCTAAGATCATGCAGACCTCTTCCTCTGACCTTGCCGCTAATTTAAGCCGTTTGGCCGTTGAAACTTATGTCGAGTCCAACTATGCTAATATTGCCAATACTATTTTCAAAAACAGACAAGAAGATCAGCTGGACCCTAACCTTCTTTTATCTGAATTGGCAAGTGGTACCTATACACTTCCTAAAAAAACAAGAGATATCTATCTCTATCTCCCATATAGGATGATGAGGATTTTTCCTACGGTTGCAGTGTTTGGTAATTTGGATTTGACAACAGGACAGGAAGAACGAAAGGTCGCTTTTTACCCTACACAGGCGGTAAGCAATAAAGAGGGAACCATTGCTTTTAACAATGGTATTATGTTTGACACAAAGAAGGGTGTGGTTAGACTCGGGAATAAAGAGGTAGCTGTGAAGTATTTTGTGGTGACACAACATACAAAAGAAGGGAAGTTGCAGAAGCAGTCACAGGTCTATCATGCGGATGGTGAATATGTTGTTGTCTATATGCAAAGTTATGGACAGTTTGTTATCATGGACAAAGAAACATTCAATTCTATGTATGTGCAAATGTTCATGCTTGAAACATATGATAAAGATCTTTTTGAACTGGTCGTTTCATCACCCTATAGTAAGATTTATAAACTGAAGATATAG